The sequence CTGTACTAGCTTTATCTGGTTTGCAGGTTACAACTTCGTTGCCTAAAGCTTTTAATTTTGCTATTACTCTATTGCCTACATCTAAAGTTAAATTATCTTCAAATTTGAGTCCTCTAGCTCCTGTATCTGGGGGACAATTATGTCCAATATCAATTCCAAATTTCATTTGTTCGTCCTCTACTCATTCTTATAGTAGTTTAAAATTTTTAGTAGCTAGACTACCATAAACATTAACAGTATAAAATACAACTTGTGTTACGGTAATATTTTTTCCTCAATCAGTAGAATTACTTTAACTCAGTATTGTTCCTGTGCTTGGTGTATTTTTCCCCAGTACTAAAACTTCCCAACTATTGGTAGATGTTTTGTCAATCAGCCGGATAGCAGGTTTAAGATCAAAGTAAAGAAATATTTCTTAGCTTACGAGCATGAAACGCATCGTCTTGATTGCTGGGTTTGAATCATTCAACACTGAATTGTACAGGAAAGCAGCTTTTTTGGCTAATTCTCGCTGTCCTGAGTTGGATATTCGGGTATTTAGCGATCGCAATATTACCACCACGCCCCAGGAAGTAGCTGCAGCACTCGAAAGTGCTGACGTATTTTTCGGCAGCTTACTATTTGATTATGACCAAGTTTTGTGGCTGCGCGATCGCATCACTCAAATTCCCATCCGTCTCGTATTTGAGTCAGCCCTAGAACTGATGAGTTTAACCAAACTAGGCAACTTTGCTATCGGCGACAAGCCTAAAGGAATGCCCAAACCAGTTAAATTCATTCTAGACAAATTCAGCAACGGACGAGAAGAAGACAAACTCGCTGGCTATATCAGCTTCTTAAAAATCGGCCCGAAACTATTGAAATACATACCAGTGCAAAAAGTGCAAGACTTACGCAACTGGTTAATTATCTATGGTTACTGGAATGCTGGCGGCCCTGAAAACGTCGCCTCATTATTCTGGACATTAGCAGAAAAATACTTAGATTTAAAAGTCGGTGATATTCCCCAACCAATCGAAACCCCCAACATGGGTTTACTTCATCCCGACTACCCAGGATTTTTTGAGTCACCCCGTCAATATCAGCAATGGTATCAAAAAAGAATAGCGACACAAAAAGATGAAAATTCGTCCCATCCTCCAGTAGTCGGAATCTTGCTATATCGCAAACATGTCATCACCAAGCAACCATACATCCCTCAACTGATTAAGCGTTTTGAACAAGCAGGGCTGATTCCCGTACCCATCTTTATCAACGGTGTCGAAGGACACGTAGCCGTGAGAGATTGGATGACAACTGACTACGAAACTCAACAACGGCAACAAGGTAACATTGAAACCCCCTCACTTTCCACTGAAGCCGTCAAAGTTGACGCAATTATCTCCACAATCGGCTTTCCCCTTGTCGGGGGCCCCGCTGGTTCCATGGAAGCAGGACGCCAAGTAGAAGTAGCCAAGCGTATCCTCACTGCCAAAAATGTACCTTACTTCGTCGCCGCCCCACTGCTAATCCAAGATATCCACTCCTGGACACGCCAAGGTATCGGCGGCTTGCAAAGTGTCGTCTTGTATGCATTACCAGAATTAGACGGCGCTATTGATACCGTTCCCCTTGGTGGCTTAGTAGGTGAAAATATTTACATAATTCCCGAACGGGTAGAGCGATTAATTGGTAGAGTCAAAAGCTGGGTAGCTTTACGACAAAAACCGCTATCCCAACGTAAAATCGCCATCATTTTGTATGGTTTTCCTCCCGGTTACGGCGCCGTGGGTACAGCCGCTCTATTAAATGTTCCCCGTAGTCTCCTCAAGTTTCTCCACGCACTACAAGCCCAAGGATACACAGTAGGCGATTTACCTGAAGATGGCGAAGAGTTAATTAGTTGGGTAAAAGTAGCAGACGAATCTTATCCAATCAATGTAGAAACGGAAAATTTCCCATCTCCACACACAAAAAATACTGTTAATACCAAAACTTTAGAAAAATGGCTGGGATATCTCCGCACTTCTCGCATCGAAAAACAATGGAAATCTTTAACTGGGAGCGGAATCAAAACCTACGGTGATGAGTTACAAATTGGTGGTCTGCAATTAGGAAACGTGTGGATAGGTGTGCAACCGCCTCTAGGGATACAAGGCGACCCCATGCGGTTAATGTTTGAACGCGACTTAACTCCTCATCCTCAATATGCTGCTTTCTACAAATGGTTACAAAATGAATTTCAAGCTGATGCTGTAGTTCATTTTGGAATGCATGGAACTGTAGAATGGTTGCCCGGTTCTCCTCTTGGTAACACAGGTTATTCTTGGTCGGATATTTTATTAGGAAATCTACCTAATCTATATATATACGCTGCGAATAATCCTTCTGAATCTATTCTAGCAAAACGTCGTGGTTATGGTGTATTAATTTCCCACAACGTACCACCTTATGGACGTGCAGGTTTATATAAAGAATTGATATCTTTGCGAGATTTAATTTCCGAGTATCGGGAAGATAAAGAAAAAAATTATTTATTGAAAACAGCTATTTGTCAAAAAATTGTGGACACTGGTTTAGAAACAGATTGCCCATTCGATGACGCAAAAAGACTGGGAATCGCTTTTAGTCCTGAGAATATGCAAATGTTTAGCAATCATGCTTTTGATGATTATTTAGTAACATTATTTACTTATTTACAGATATTAGAAAATCGGTTGTTTTCTTCTGGTTTACATACTTTGGGAGAACCACCAAACGAAGAAGAATTAGCTAGCTATTTGACAGCTTATTTTGGGGACAAACAAGCAGACAATAAAGAAGCAAAGCAAATAGCAGATTTGTTGATGCAAACTACCGATGAATTAACCAATTTATTAAGAGGATTGAACGGCGAATTTATCGCACCCACGCCTGGTGGTGATTTGCTGAGAGATGGTTCCGGTGTCTTACCTACAGGAAGAAATATTCATGCTTTAGATCCTTATAGAATGCCTTCACCCGCTGCTTATGAAAGAGGGCGAGAAATCGCTCAAAAAATTATTACTCAGCATTTACAAGAACATGGAAATTATCCAGAAACTGTGGCAGTAATGTTATGGGGACTAGACACAATCAAAACTAAGGGAGAATCACTGGGAATTTTATTAGAGTTAGTAGGGGCTGAACCAATAAAGGAAGGAACTGGAAGAATTGTTCGTTACGAATTGAAATCTCTATCTGACATTGGACATCCTCGAATTGACGTATTAGCAAATCTGTCGGGTATCTTTCGAGATAGTTTTGTTAATATCATCGAATTATTGGATGATTTGTTTCAACGAGCGGCTGATATTGATGAACCAGAAGACCAAAATTTTATTAGAAAACATGCCTTAAATTTAAAAGCTCAAGGTGTAGAAAATGCATCAGCAAGATTGTTTTCTAATCCTACAGGCGATTTTGGTTCTTTGGTGAATGATAGAGTTGTAGATGGTAACTGGGAATCTGGTGATGAGTTAGGTAATACATGGCAAAGTCGCAATGTCTTTAGTTACGGTAGACGAGATAAAGGTCAAGCTAGACCGGAGGTTTTGAATACATTATTAAAAACAAGCGATCGCATTATTCAAGAAATTGATTCTGTAGAATATGGTTTAACAGATATACAGGAATATTACGCCAACACAGGCGGCTTGAAAAAAGCAGCAGAAACACAAAGCCACAAAAAGATAACTACCAGCTTTGTTGAAAGCTTCTCAAAAGACACAACACCGCGTAATTTAGATGATTTATTACGCATAGAATACCGCACAAAATTAGTCAACCCCAAATGGGCACAAGCAATGGCGAGTCAAGGTTCTGGCGGCGCATTTGAAATTTCACAACGCATGACAGCTTTAATTGGTTGGGGCGCAACCGCCGACTTTCAAGATAATTGGGTATACGACCAAGCCGCAGATACTTATGCTTTAGATCCAGAAATGGCAGAAAAGTTACGTCAAGCCAATCCAGAAGCTTTCCGCAATATTATCGGCAGAATCTTAGAAGCGCATGGGCGGGGTTTTTGGCAAGCTGACCAAAATAAGCTAGAAAAATTACGTCAATTATATGAGTTAGCAGATGAGCAATTAGAAGGCGTTACAGTTGAGTAGGCGTTAAAGATTATGCAACGCCTTACAAATTTTAAAATAACTCTATCAAAATGATAGACCCAACTTTAAACCCAGTGCAGCATGGTAAAACAAAATCAAAAGCGCAACAGTTCCTAAATAAGCATGAGTCGCCCGTAATACTTTTTTATTTCCAAAAAATCCACTCAAAGCAATTATGACGTTAATTACTAACAATAACAGCACCAGTGAACCAGTATAAAAATGGGGACTTTTAAAGATTGGTTGATGATGCATTACTATAGCCAACACCCCGCCTATATATCCGCCTGCTAAAGATACAAACAGCCACGGTGCTAACTGACGGTGAGCGATTCGACTTTTAACAGCAGCATCCTTATCTTGATTTTCCAGTAATTTTCCCCTCCAACCCGCCACTCCTACAAAACTACCTAGCACAAAAATAGCGATCGCCATCATCACCGGATGCCCCCAATGTACAATTACATGAGGCAATCCCAGAAAATGAAACCAACTTGCGATCGGTTCTAAAACTGCATTTACATCCACCATCTACACTCAGCCCTTAAAAAATTAATTTTCCCAAACTTCTCACTTTGTGCATCTGTGCGTTTCTGCGTGAGACAAATTCATAAGCATGTTGAGATCATCATATTTTGCCGCGAAATAATCCTTAACTTCCTTCCGAGACAGCAACATCACTGGCGTTCCCCGTCGGATTGGTTGTAATAATGCGTTTAGACTACATTGAGAAACGCTCGCTTTCCTGTAAACACCACTGAAACTGATACCAGGTATGCGAAAGTAATCACCAATTTGTAATTTTTCAAAAGTCATCATCATGCTCAAATTAGAAAAATAGAAATCAATTAAAAAACTCCTCATCTTCCTTATCGCTGTTGCCAAAGTTGTAAATTACCAACACTACTCAACTAGATTTCTCCCTTAACAAGGGAAAACCTAACTTCTCCCTTTGTTCAACATATAAATGAGCCACCTTCCGCGCTAAATGCCGAATCCTAGTAATATACCGAGTACGTTCTGTGACTGAGATTACACCCCGCGCATCCAGCAAATTGAAAGTATGCGAACACTTAATTACGTAGTCCAAGCTGGGTAAAACCAACCCTCGCTCCGTTAACTGTGTAGCTTCCTGTTCATATAAATTAAACAGTGTCAGCAACAACTCAGGATTTGACGCTTCAAAGTTATAAGTACTCTGCTCAATTTCATTTTGTAGGAACACGTCACCATAGGTAATGTCGTCTGTCCACTGGATTTTTGTAATTGCTTCCACCTGCTGGAGGTACATCGTTAACCGCTCTAACCCATAAGTAATCTCAATCGACACGGGACGACAATCAATACCTCCACATTGCTGAAAATAGGTAAATTGAGTGATTTCCATCCCATCCAGCCATACTTCCCAGCCAGTACCCCAAGCACCCACCGTTGCGTCCTCCCAGTTATCCTCCACAAAGCGGACGTCATGGTCTTCAGGACGAATACCTAAAGCCCTTAAGGAATCAAGATAAATCTCTTGGATATTATCTGGCGAAGGCTTAATTAAAACTTGATACTGATAATAGTGTTGGAAACGGTTAGGATTCTCGCCATAACGACCATCTGTGGGACGTCGGCATGGTTCAACATAAGCCACAGCCCAGGGTTCAGGGCCCAATGCCCTTAGAAATGTGTGAGGATTCTTAGTTCCAGCCCCTTTCTCAATGTCATAAGGTTGAGCAATTAGGCAACCGCGATCGCTCCAAAACTCATGCAACACAGCTATTACCGACTGAAAATTCACCTTCTACTCCTCCTTCATCATCACATTGCATAAACCATTGTCACCTAAACCCAACAATGTGAGGAGTTTCCAGGGATTAAACCTAGCTCAAAAAAATTTTTCCAAAAAGAGTTGACAACCAAAGAGAGGTTGGATATATTGAATAAGTGCCTGAAAGCGAAGCGCGAAAGAGCGACGCCGGAAGGACGCCGAACCATGAAAAAATTATAGTTTGAAAGCTAGTATAAAACAAGTAGCCTGCGTCAGAAAAGAGAATCACCAGGCTAGGTGTAAAACAGCCAAAAGAGCTAAAGAAAACGAACGTTAACAAAACGGAGAGTTTGATCCTGGCTCAGGATGAACGCTGGCGGTATGCTTAACACATGCAAGTCGAACGGAATCTTCGGATTTAGTGGCGGACGGGTGAGTAACGCGTGAGAATCTGGCTTCAGGTCGGGGACAACCACTGGAAACGGTGGCTAATACCGGATGTGCCGAAAGGTAAAAGGCTTGCTGCCTGAAGATGAGCTCGCGTCTGATTAGCTAGTTGGTAGAGTAAGAGCCTACCAAGGCGACGATCAGTAGCTGGTCTGAGAGGATGATCAGCCACACTGGGACTGAGACACGGCCCAGACTCCTACGGGAGGCAGCAGTGGGGAATTTTCCGCAATGGGCGAAAGCCTGACGGAGCAATACCGCGTGAGGGAGGAAGGCTCTTGGGTCGTAAACCTCTTTTCTCAAGGAAGAATAAAATGACGGTACTTGAGGAATAAGCATCGGCTAACTCCGTGCCAGCAGCCGCGGTAATACGGAGGATGCAAGCGTTATCCGGAATGATTGGGCGTAAAGCGTCCGCAGGTGGCTGTGTAAGTCTGCTGTTAAAGAGCAAAGCTCAACTTTGTAAAAGCAGTGGAAACTACACGGCTAGAGTGCGTTCGGGGCAGAGGGAATTCCTGGTGTAGCGGTGAAATGCGTAGAGATCAGGAAGAACACCGGTGGCGAAAGCGCTCTGCTAGGCCGCAACTGACACTGAGGGACGAAAGCTAGGGGAGCGAATGGGATTAGATACCCCAGTAGTCCTAGCCGTAAACGATGGATACTAGGCGTGGCTTGTATCGACCCGAGCCGTGCCGGAGCTAACGCGTTAAGTATCCCGCCTGGGGAGTACGCACGCAAGTGTGAAACTCAAAGGAATTGACGGGGGCCCGCACAAGCGGTGGAGTATGTGGTTTAATTCGATGCAACGCGAAGAACCTTACCAAGACTTGACATGTCGCGAATTGGAGTGAAAGCTTCAAGTGCCTTCGGGAGCGCGAACACAGGTGGTGCATGGCTGTCGTCAGCTCGTGTCGTGAGATGTTGGGTTAAGTCCCGCAACGAGCGCAACCCTCGTTTTTAGTTGCCATCATTAAGTTGGGCACTCTAGAGAGACTGCCGGTGACAAACCGGAGGAAGGTGGGGATGACGTCAAGTCAGCATGCCCCTTACGTCTTGGGCTACACACGTACTACAATGCTACGGACAGAGGGCAGCAAGCTAGCGATAGCAAGCAAATCCCGGAAACCGTAGCTCAGTTCAGATCGAAGGCTGCAACTCGCCTTCGTGAAGGAGGAATCGCTAGTAATTGCAGGTCAGCATACTGCAGTGAATTCGTTCCCGGGCCTTGTACACACCGCCCGTCACACCATGGAAGCTGGCAACGCCCGAAGTCATTACTCCAACCTACGGGAGGAGGATGCCTAAGGCAGTGCTGGTGACTGGGGTGAAGTCGTAACAAGGTAGCCGTACCGGAAGGTGTGGCTGGATCACCTCCTTTTAGGGAGACCTACCCACTCGAATATCGAGGCAAGAAACTCAAGTAGATATCGAGTTGGTCTAACCTAGGTCGGTCGCAGATACAAGTTTAAGCTTTCAAACTATATATTGGTTCGTTTGGGCTATTAGCTCAGGTGGTTAGAGCGCACCCCTGATAAGGGTGAGGTCCCTGGTTCGAGTCCAGGATGGCCCACCTGAAGAAAGTCTGAAGGATAAAGGCCGAAGGCTGAAAATATTTCAACCTTCACACTTAATACTTCATTCTTTTTTGATGGGGGTTTAGCTCAGTTGGTAGAGCGCCTGCTTTGCAAGCAGGATGTCAGCGGTTCGAGTCCGCTAACCTCCACCTGGCAAAAAGAGCCAAAAACAAGGAAAAGAATTCAGCAAAGTGGCGAAAGCCAGACTGCTGGGTGAAACTCAGCCAGAACCATGAAAACTGCATAGTAACGCGAAAAAAAGCAGGCAGACACGTAAAGTGTTTGCTATGAAAAAGTGGTCAAGCTAATAAGGGCTCATGGTGGATACCTAGGCACACAGAGGCGAAGAAGGACGTGGTTACCGACGAAATACTCCGGGGAGTTGGAAGCAAACATTGAGCCGGAGATGTCCGAATGGGGCAACCCTAAATCTACCTGCTGAATATATAGGCAGGAAAGAGCCAACCCAGCGAACTGAAACATCTTAGTAGCTGGAGGAAGAGAAATCAAAAGAGATTCCCTGTGTAGTGGTGAGCGAAAGGGGAAAAGCCTAAACCAAAGGGTACACCTTTTGGGGTAGTGGGACAGCAACATCGAATCTAGCGGTTAGATGAAGCAGTTAAATACTGCACCAGAGAAAGTGAAAGTCTTGTAGTCAAAAACTCAAGGATAGAAGCTGAATCCCGAGTAGCATGGGGCACGAGGAATCCCATGTGAATCAGCGAGGACCATCTCGTAAGGCTAAATACTACTGTGTGACCGATAGAGAACAAGTACCGCGAGGGAAAGGTGAAAAGAACCCCGGAAGGGGAGTGAAATAGAACATGAAACCGTGAGCCTACAAGCAGTGGGAGTCCGATTAAACGGATGACCGCGTGCCTGTTGAAGAATGAGCCGGCGACTTATAGGCACTGGTAGGTTAAAGCGAGAATGCTGGAGCCAAAGGGAAACCGAGTCTGAAAAGGGCGAAGTATCAGTGTTTATAGACCCGAACCCTGGTGATCTAACCATGGCCAGGATGAAGCTTGGGTAACACCAAGTGGAGGTCCGAACCGACCGATGTTGAAAATCGGCGGATGAGTTGTGGTTAGGGGTGAAATGCCAATCGAACCAGGAGCTAGCTGGTTCTCCCCGAAATGTGTTGAGGCGCAGCGGTAATGAATATATCTGGGGGGTAAAGCACTGTTTCGGTGCGGGCTGGGAGACCGGTACCAAATCGAGACAAACTCAGAATACCCAGAGCACACATTGCCAGTGAGACGGTGGGGGATAAGCTTCATCGTCAAGAGGGAAACAGCCCAGACCACCAGCTAAGGTCCCCAAATCATCGCTAAGTGATAAAGGAGGTGAGAGTGCACAGACAACTAGGAGGTTTGCCTAGAAGCAGCCACCCTTGAAAGAGTGCGTAATAGCTCACTAGTCAAGCGCTCTCGCGCCGAAAATGAACGGGGCTAAGCGATGTACCGAAGCTGTGGGATTAAGAAATTAATCGGTAGGGGAGCGTTCCGTAGTAGGTAGAAGCAGTAGCGGCAAGCAGCTGTGGACGAAACGGAAGTGAGAATGTCGGCTTGAGTAGCGCAAATGTATGTGAGAATCATACACCCCGAAACCCTAAGGGTTCCAGAGCCAGGTTCGTCCACTCTGGGTTAGTCGGGACCTAAGGCGAGGTCGAAAGGCGTAGTCGATGGACACAGGGTGAAAAATCCCTGACTATTGTATGGGAGCATTGCTAGGGACGCATGAAAGATAACTACACCCTGATTGGTTTGGGAGACGGTTACGACCGTCGCGTAGTGAAGGTTAGTGCCAAGAAAAGCTAGTCATGTGATGAAGATACAATACCCGTACCCGAAACCGACACAGGTAGGGAGGTTGAGAATACCAAGGGGCGCGAGATAACTCTCTCTAAGGAACTCGGCAAAATGGCCCCGTAACTTCGGAAGAAGGGGTGCCCACGAGAGTGGGTCGCAGTGAAGAGATCCAGGCGACTGTTTACCAAAAACACAGGTCTCCGCAAAGTCGTAAGACGACGTATGGGGGCTGACGCCTGCCCAGTGCCGGAAGGTTAAGGAAGTTGGTCAGTGGCAACATGAAGCTGGCGACCGAAGCCCCGGTGAACGGCGGCCGTAACTATAACGGTCCTAAGGTAGCGAAATTCCTTGTCGGGTAAGTTCCGACCCGCACGAAAGGCGTAACGATCTGGATGGTGTCTCAGAGAGAGACTCGGCGAAATAGGAATGTCTGTGAAGATACGGACTGCCTGCACCTGGACAGAAAGACCCTATGAAGCTTTACTGTAGCCTGGAATTGTGTTCGGGCTTCGCTTGCGCAGGATAGGTGGGAGGCGAAGAGATATTCCTTGTGGGGAATATGGAGCCAATGGTGAGATACCACTCTGGCGAAGCTAGAATTCTAACCTACAACCGTGAGCCGGTTGAGGAACAGTTTCAGGTGGGCAGTTTGACTGGGGCGGTCGCCTCCTAAAAGGTAACGGAGGCGCGCAAAGGTTCCCTCAGCACGCTTGGAAACCGTGCGGCGAGTGTAAAGGCATCAAGGGAGCTTGACTGCAAGAGTGACATCTCGAGCAGGTACGAAAGTAGGCCTTAGTGATCCGACGGCGCAGCGTGGAATGGCCGTCGCTCAACGGATAAAAGTTACTCTAGGGATAACAGGCTGATCTCCCCCAAGAGTCCACATCGACGGGGAGGTTTGGCACCTCGATGTCGGCTCATCGCAACCTGGGGCGGAAGTACGTCCCAAGGGTTGGGCTGTTCGCCCATTAAAGCGGTACGTGAGCTGGGTTCAGAACGTCGTGAGACAGTTCGGTCCATATCCGGTGCAGGCGTAAGAGCATTGAGAGGAGCCCTCCTTAGTACGAGAGGACCGGGAGGGACGCACCGCTGGTGTACCAGTTATTGTACCCACAGTAGACGCTGGGTAGCCAAGTGCGGAGCGGATAACCGCTGAAAGCATCTAAGTGGGAAGCCCACCTCAAGATGAGTGCTCTCACTACTTAAGTAGGTAAGGTCACGGGCAGAACACCCGTTGATAGGCGGTAGGTGGAAGTGCAGTAATGCATGTAGCCGAGCCGTGCTAACAGACCGAGGGCTTGACCTCTATATTTGATTTCGCGTTACTTGCAGTCTTCATGGTTTTGTTACCTAACTGCTTTTCCTGGTGTCTATGGCGCGGTGGAACCACTCTGACCCCTTCCCGAACTCAGAGGTGAAACGCTGCTGCGGCGACGATAGTTTAGGGGTAGCCCTCTGCCACAATAGCTCGATGCCAGGGCATTTTTTAAACTAAAACCTCCTAGAACTGTGAAGAACTAGGAGGTTTTAGTTTATGCTTGATTTAGTATTTGCATAATTTACTATGACTCAAGAACTTTGGGATTTACGAAACTCTATTCTTGAGGGTCGTTATGACGACGCTTTGCTGATTGTCGATGAGTTGGAGTTGATGAGTCGAAAGAGTTATATCCGCACTATTAGAAGTTTCCTCATCCGACTGATTATTCATTTGATTAAAAATCAAGTTGAGCAAAGATTAACTAACTCTTG is a genomic window of Fortiea contorta PCC 7126 containing:
- the bchH gene encoding magnesium chelatase subunit H, which translates into the protein MKRIVLIAGFESFNTELYRKAAFLANSRCPELDIRVFSDRNITTTPQEVAAALESADVFFGSLLFDYDQVLWLRDRITQIPIRLVFESALELMSLTKLGNFAIGDKPKGMPKPVKFILDKFSNGREEDKLAGYISFLKIGPKLLKYIPVQKVQDLRNWLIIYGYWNAGGPENVASLFWTLAEKYLDLKVGDIPQPIETPNMGLLHPDYPGFFESPRQYQQWYQKRIATQKDENSSHPPVVGILLYRKHVITKQPYIPQLIKRFEQAGLIPVPIFINGVEGHVAVRDWMTTDYETQQRQQGNIETPSLSTEAVKVDAIISTIGFPLVGGPAGSMEAGRQVEVAKRILTAKNVPYFVAAPLLIQDIHSWTRQGIGGLQSVVLYALPELDGAIDTVPLGGLVGENIYIIPERVERLIGRVKSWVALRQKPLSQRKIAIILYGFPPGYGAVGTAALLNVPRSLLKFLHALQAQGYTVGDLPEDGEELISWVKVADESYPINVETENFPSPHTKNTVNTKTLEKWLGYLRTSRIEKQWKSLTGSGIKTYGDELQIGGLQLGNVWIGVQPPLGIQGDPMRLMFERDLTPHPQYAAFYKWLQNEFQADAVVHFGMHGTVEWLPGSPLGNTGYSWSDILLGNLPNLYIYAANNPSESILAKRRGYGVLISHNVPPYGRAGLYKELISLRDLISEYREDKEKNYLLKTAICQKIVDTGLETDCPFDDAKRLGIAFSPENMQMFSNHAFDDYLVTLFTYLQILENRLFSSGLHTLGEPPNEEELASYLTAYFGDKQADNKEAKQIADLLMQTTDELTNLLRGLNGEFIAPTPGGDLLRDGSGVLPTGRNIHALDPYRMPSPAAYERGREIAQKIITQHLQEHGNYPETVAVMLWGLDTIKTKGESLGILLELVGAEPIKEGTGRIVRYELKSLSDIGHPRIDVLANLSGIFRDSFVNIIELLDDLFQRAADIDEPEDQNFIRKHALNLKAQGVENASARLFSNPTGDFGSLVNDRVVDGNWESGDELGNTWQSRNVFSYGRRDKGQARPEVLNTLLKTSDRIIQEIDSVEYGLTDIQEYYANTGGLKKAAETQSHKKITTSFVESFSKDTTPRNLDDLLRIEYRTKLVNPKWAQAMASQGSGGAFEISQRMTALIGWGATADFQDNWVYDQAADTYALDPEMAEKLRQANPEAFRNIIGRILEAHGRGFWQADQNKLEKLRQLYELADEQLEGVTVE
- a CDS encoding DUF4079 domain-containing protein — protein: MVDVNAVLEPIASWFHFLGLPHVIVHWGHPVMMAIAIFVLGSFVGVAGWRGKLLENQDKDAAVKSRIAHRQLAPWLFVSLAGGYIGGVLAIVMHHQPIFKSPHFYTGSLVLLLLVINVIIALSGFFGNKKVLRATHAYLGTVALLILFYHAALGLKLGLSF
- the glyQ gene encoding glycine--tRNA ligase subunit alpha translates to MNFQSVIAVLHEFWSDRGCLIAQPYDIEKGAGTKNPHTFLRALGPEPWAVAYVEPCRRPTDGRYGENPNRFQHYYQYQVLIKPSPDNIQEIYLDSLRALGIRPEDHDVRFVEDNWEDATVGAWGTGWEVWLDGMEITQFTYFQQCGGIDCRPVSIEITYGLERLTMYLQQVEAITKIQWTDDITYGDVFLQNEIEQSTYNFEASNPELLLTLFNLYEQEATQLTERGLVLPSLDYVIKCSHTFNLLDARGVISVTERTRYITRIRHLARKVAHLYVEQREKLGFPLLREKSS